In Hydractinia symbiolongicarpus strain clone_291-10 chromosome 4, HSymV2.1, whole genome shotgun sequence, the following proteins share a genomic window:
- the LOC130640959 gene encoding 1-phosphatidylinositol 3-phosphate 5-kinase-like isoform X2, whose amino-acid sequence MDNRHDPTKLTSFQPLTPVLSSGGFSLSRLFEFGRRKTSRTPKLPATPEQARKTPEDDSVKTVSTEENVNAAGATKSDKKENFYSWLTESVSSQTKLYGGKEPPAEVRLTQSETQSPRKDKWRYRNVKTILRRLSALTIDRRWHQSTGDFKHNFKQYWMPDEHCKECYECGDKFNTFRRRHHCRVCGQIFCYRCCNQEVPGKIIGFSGDIRVCNYCNKIVQAYLNDDLEKSIEALSEDFDPTYRYDFGGSSGSLSSVKSGLPFEDAYRVKRAGSSNSINNGGNERSPTPAQRFPFDAFGVAPREANQIKQLQDYLKELWSHITDLKDGLELSSHRYELKTYPNCFAGSELVDWLVKNNRASCRTQAQSTGQALIDNGWIEHVYQNEQNVFKDEYMLYQPTKVAILETETASMTARLHATSNDYSDDSSIERKLTELDDDDDLAPKWFKQLSSITPLDESEIGQNEGVLSQSKRFSAGRHLDLDHVTGDDTDARKADLSLQMNLDTHRLNDDVNKEINVDKASKISLITHVPPLPLDTYVCVEGHQTAMKKKIVKPNNSAISEDILRGVVFPRPNTEPEAQEDNSDDPGKDDCGERVARERLSFSTYHHVQVLMQQLLRQDNLLPTWEEIIMPFISKISNKVVPDVRRDDDMDIRTYVWITNVPGGLKKDSHLISGVVFCKNVSHKRMTDYFLQPRILMMSCAIEYQRVENKMSSLDPLVLQEHAFLQNFVKRVLVLKPNILLVEKNVARVAQDMLLAGGVTLVYNIKQSKMENIARCTGANILSTMEQVTTARLGTCQQFRLQKYPLPKSKETKTLMYFDGCAPDLGCSLILRGGNEKTLIKVKKIIKYLIYVSYHLKLEAKFLMDEFAMPPPLEQLAPQIHQALACPGEDLADGSFDTDAKCQTENRAAVELSESEKFSDALCRIILTSSPFCHYFMPYLLTEEGKDCFSRQFVASRVYWSRYMDGSVAEPSKLLEDDHEWVENQDFISPDTIIKAPHAFTDPASLLDCIEDSEKRETLLNDFRARGGYVDLKMYHKYEEQESQKVYGKYWKKLSLAAGDVVEQEDEEVENIEEVLMENIPDPKHDCFDAYNHQKIAVLFTSYPSESRAPKPCITPWAVYMEFYRRNDITLGGFLERYCFRPSYICPSPNCSVAMVNHVRYFAHGKGSLYIHMRNLESPIPGYDRTILTWSWCKICKQVTPVVPLSFESYSMSFAKYLELRFYGSQYTRRASAEPCGHSLHHDHYQYFSYGNMVASFKYRAIDLYEVILPSNNIVVGKKRHPQTLVNEVEDIYAKVESFPNVIMDRLNGLKSDDPQSFSATREAKIKEFMTDLQKERMNLQDCVHVIKTKADNLIVKKTEVDGDSKSSSNATSKSEVTQSEHLKSNSSSCISSSAEVTQENGVELNDDEKYLLSIDIGNKVFHLKKRMCESVENWNLKLQEFITQDRKREKSAVRSASPVKPTNVPTDITEFYPDSAEVEMDPARPKPQNRETVSEVTLTDGKILRQTYFGNTPSPHPGDSTGNDSPSRVRKVSGQTTTAGSARKISENNPPNIMKEKKDLSLQLTNDRDKSNSDTPSDKTEPERNKVGSPYMLISTLKETANTSSESITSNNASAAGGKENSEDGPFSKAVSFDQTECTSEDKLQDNVVVDVKSQIEALPDSNTETKNKCDDNAIRKLDDGGPIDPWIGIPRARAADLISEKTCLSGSELSLKVECNSDQDDLSDNPSVLTEDDRDSNLPESEVHSEVEVAEEENDHLEDAIQLGESAVDFVERALSPKENEKKVKVKTERKTVGKSVEPVVPVSVKKASSKFVPKLQTNASINKPRSKSTKKYSEFPKFQKEEKVEKIEYLTPKEVKAMQVARRRRTEWENRSRKVTKESKAPPSPVSAEHSKETLPIKTNHFGSSKPSKQKTTKDRKSNPLIKRLVQNTLDSTEGKKKGKITPVKQVTSKNKRQSLQSSFKPIKLDKDFEGDHPLSPVKTDEDIEQPLLKTPAAESTSEAKQPLSNYQKRKMMGHRRMRSAPLRVAPKEDTEVPSELTPESPFVFLNPMDNEVVRERSRSLGNKHVYKESKKLSKMAELVCHEDRVDSERDVPEVVQYDANPTTNITNIDGKTYVVKQQDDRKIVDDAASVRKPTKPENDVTDALKLPAGINEAATVNRRGGSEKMKKIIANWLPGVNFQPIPRPFPSYEQYMPQVNGSACIVINEKEPTSLIAFTLSSQDYMNQLQNIQDMMAGKKVTNTFLQTPIINSQPNTPSPTRKQVLVELRNSPTTPNLPEGNVVLRNNATRQQPLRPRSWADPNDGVDEVDSVSNAENSIVDSPILKRTAGVGRRHPLASVELDPIMDGLDVEDSGSCDDVLDGSGSVKSGEEVSKKKEEKEFVDHIKLQFQNTVARFYCSVYYAEQFRQLRELIFPEGEERFIQSLARCMFWKATGGKSGSSFSKSLDDRFVMKQMSRLEVQSFVDFAPRYFAYINKAIKEKRPTAMAKLLGVYRIGFKNSVTNTTMRQDVLVMENLFYEKKVDKIFDLKGSVRSRYVHSSVKEDVLMDENFLEMTCESPLFIRAHSKAVLSKAIYNDTEFLSTNMVMDYSLLVGIDEKNSELAVGIIDYIRTYTWDKKLESYVKSTGILGGQGKMPTVVSPEAYRDRYTQAMQRYFLMVPDKWTGFGADLNSV is encoded by the exons ATGGATAACAGACATGACCCAACGAAACTTACATCTTTTCAACCACTGACACCTGTGTTGTCATCTGGTGGTTTCTCGCTTTCTCGATTATTTGAATTTGGTCGTAGGAAAACAAGCCGTACTCCCAAACTTCCAGCAACACCGGAACAAGCAAGAAAAACGCCTGAAGATGATTCGGTAAAGACTGTGTCAACAGAAGAAAATGTTAACGCAGCGGGTGCAACAAAAAGTGACAAA aaagaaaaCTTCTATTCTTGGTTGACTGAAAGCGTATCCAGCCAAACAAAGTTGTATGGAGGAAAAGAGCCACCTGCTGAAGTACGATTAACTCAGTCTGAAACTCAATCACCAAGAAAAGATAAATGGAGATATCGAAATGTTAAGACCATCTTGAGAAGATTAAGTGCATTGACAATAGACAGACGATGGCATCAG AGCACAGGAGATTTCAAGCACAATTTCAAACAATATTGGATGCCTGATGAGCATTGCAAAGAATGCTATGAGTGTGGAGATAAATTTAACACATTTCGTAGACGTCACCATTGTCGAGTTTGTGGACAGATATTTTGTTACAGGTGCTGCAATCAAGAAGTTCCAGGAAAAATCATTGGTTTTTCTG gtGATATCCGTGTATGCAATTACTGCAACAAAATAGTACAAGCATACTTAAATGATGATCTTGAAAAAAGCATTGAAGCATTAAGTGAAGATTTTGATCCAACTTATCGTTACGATTTTGGTGGTAGTTCTGGTTCATTAAGTTCTGTCAAATCAGGTTTACCTTTTGAAGACGCTTATCGTGTCAAA CGTGCAGGAAGTTCCAACAGTATCAACAACGGTGGCAATGAGCGTTCCCCAACTCCAGCTCAGAGATTTCCTTTTGATGCATTTGGAGTGGCACCAAGAGAAGCTAACCAGATAAaacag ctGCAAGATTATTTAAAGGAGTTATGGAGCCACATAACGGATTTAAAAGATGGCCTAGAGTTATCAAGCCATAGATATGAGCTTAAAACCTATCCAAATTGCTTTGCTGGAAGTGAGCTGGTTGATTGGTTAGTGAAAAATAACAGAGCAAGCTGCAG GACACAGGCTCAGTCTACTGGACAAGCGCTGATTGATAATGGTTGGATTGAGCATGTTTATCAAAATGAGCAGAATGTGTTTAAAGATGAATACATGTTGTATCAACCAACGAAG GTAGCTATTTTAGAGACTGAAACAGCATCCATGACGGCTCGTCTTCATGCAACTTCTAATGACTATTCAGATGACTCTAGCATAGAAAGAAAGCTTACAGAACTTGACGATGATGACGATCTAGCTCCTAAATGGTTTAAGCAGTTATCCTCAATCACACCTTTG GATGAAAGTGAGATTGGACAAAACGAAGGCGTGTTGTCTCAGAGCAAAAGGTTTTCAGCTG gTAGACATCTTGATTTGGACCATGTAACAGGAGATGATACAGATGCTCGTAAAGCTGATCTTTCTCTCCAAATGAACTTGGATACTCATAGA TTAAATGATGATGTTAACAAAGAGATAAATGTCGACAAAGCATCAAAAATTTCACTGATCACGCATGTTCCACCATTGCCACTTGACACCTATGTATGTGTTGAGGGACATCAAACggcaatgaaaaagaaaattgttaaaCCAAACAACTCTGCTATTTCTGAAGATATTTTGCGTGGAGTTGTGTTTCCAAGGCCTAACACTGAGCCCGAAGCACAGGAAGATAATTCTGATGACCCAGGAAAAGATGATTGTGGTGAACGAGTAGCAAGAGAACGTTTGAG tttttcaACATACCATCATGTACAAGTTTTAATGCAACAGTTGCTTCGACAAGATAATCTACTACCTACGTGGGAAGAAATTATAATGCCGTTCATATCGAAGATTAGTAATAAG GTAGTACCAGATGTTCGTCGGGATGATGACATGGACATCAGAACTTACGTGTGGATAACAAACGTCCCAGGAGGCTTGAAAAAAGACAGTCATCTTATCAGTGGTGTTgtgttttgtaaaaatgtttcacACAAGAGAATGACAgattatttcttgcagccaaGAATTTTAATGATGAGCTGCGCCATTGAGTATCAG AGAGTGGAAAACAAAATGTCATCTCTTGATCCATTAGTTTTACAAGAACATGCATTTTTACAAAACTTTGTCAAAAGGGTACTTGTGTTAAAGCCTAATATACTGTTGGTGGAGAAAAATGTTGCAAGAGTGGCACAAGACATGCTGTTGGCAGGTGGTGTCACTTTAGTTTATAATATCAAACAAtctaaaatggaaaatattgcTCGTTGCACAGGTGCAAATATTCTCTCTACCATGGAACAGGTTACAACAGCGCGTTTGGGTACTTGTCAACAGTTTCGATTACAAAAATACCCTCTTCCA aaatctaAAGAGACGAAAACTCTAATGTACTTTGATGGTTGTGCTCCAGATCTTGGCTGTTCACTCATTTTGCGAGGCGGCAATGAGAAAACTTTAATTAAAGTGAAAAAGATCATTAAGTATTTAATTTACGTTTCATATCATTTGAAGTTGGAAGCCAAATTTTTAATGGATGAGTTTGCTATGCCACCACCACTGGAACAACTAGCACCGCAAATTCATCAAGCACTTGCTTGCCCTGGAGAGGATTTAGCGGATGGTTCATTTGATACAGATGCAAAATGTCAAACAGAAAATCGAGCTGCTGTCGAGTTGTCAGAGTCGGAGAAGTTTTCAGATGCTCTATGTAGAATTATACTGACAAGTTCACCATTTTGTCACTATTTTATGCCGTATCTTCTCACAGAAGAAGGTAAAGACTGTTTTAGTAGACAATTTGTTGCTTCAAGAGTGTACTGGTCACGTTATATGGATGGAAGCGTTGCTGAACCATCAAAATTGCTTGAAGATGACCACGAGTGGGTTGAAAATCAAGACTTCATAAGCCCTGACACAATAATAAAGGCGCCTCATGCCTTTACTGACCCAGCATCGTTGCTTGATTGTATTGAAGACAGTGAAAAAAGAGAGACACTGCTTAACGATTTTCGTGCGCGAGGTGGGTATGTTGATCTGAAAATGTATCACAAATACGAGGAGCAAGAATCGCAAAAGGTTTATGGAAAGTATTGGAAGAAACTCTCACTTGCAGCTGGTGATGTTGTAGAACAGGAAGATGAAGAAGTTGAGAATATTGAAGAAGTATTAATGGAAAATATACCTGACCCAAAG CATGATTGTTTTGATGCATACAACCATCAAAAAATAGCTGTATTGTTCACTAGTTATCCAAGTGAATCCCGTGCTCCAAAACCGTGCATTACACCATG GGCGGTATATATGGAGTTCTACAGACGAAATGATATAACTCTGGGTGGATTCTTAGAAAGATACTGCTTTAG accTTCGTATATTTGTCCAAGCCCGAATTGTTCTGTTGCTATGGTTAACCATGTTCGGTATTTTGCACATGGTAAAGGTTCACTGTACATCCACATGAGAAATTTGGAATCTCCCATACCTGGATATGATCGTACAATATTGACATGGAGCTGGTGTAAAATCTGCAAACAG gtcactccAGTTGTCCCTTTATCATTCGAATCCTATTCAATGTCATTTGCAAAATATCTTGAGCTGCGCTTCTATGGTAGCCAATACACAAGACGTGCATCCGCTGAACCTTGCGGTCATTCGCTTCATCATGATCACTATCAATATTTTAGTTACGGAAACATGGTCGCTTCTTTTAA ATACCGTGCGATTGATCTGTACGAAGTGATACTCCCTTCAAATAATATTGTGGTTGGCAAGAAGAGACATCCTCAAACATTGGTGAACGAAGTAGAAGATATATACGCTAA GGTTGAATCATTTCCTAATGTTATCATGGATCGTTTAAATGGTTTAAAATCTGATGATCCACAGTCATTTAGTGCTACTCGAGAGgctaaaataaaagaatttatgaCTGATCTTCAG AAAGAGCGAATGAACCTGCAAGATTGTGTTCATGTCATCAAGACGAAAGCAGACAATTTAATAGTGAAGAAAACGGAGGTTGATGGTGATTCAAAATCAAGTTCTAACGCAACCAGTAAGTCAGAAGTGACACAGTCTGAACATTTAAAATCAAACAGCTCCAGTTGTATTTCCTCTTCTGCTGAAGTCACGCAAGAGAACGGTGTGGAATTAAATGATGACGAGAAATACCTACTATCGATTGATATTGGAAATAAAGTCTTTCACTTGAAGAAACGGATGTGTGAATCTGTTGAAAACTGGAACTTGAA GCTTCAAGAATTTATAACCCAAGATAGAAAACGAGAAAAATCAGCTGTCCGTTCTGCATCGCCAGTTAAACCCACTAATGTCCCGACAGATATTACAGAG TTTTACCCTGATTCAGCCGAGGTAGAGATGGATCCTGCTCGTCCGAAGCCCCAAAATCGCGAGACGGTCTCCGAAGTCACTCTCACAGATGGAAAAATTTTAAGACAGACATACTTTGGAAATACCCCCTCTCCTCATCCTGGTGATTCTACTGGTAATGACTCTCCATCGCGTGTTAGGAAGGTTAGCGGTCAAACAACAACAGCTGGGAGTGCAAGAAAAATATCTGAAAATAATCCTCCTAACATCATGAAGGAGAAAAAAGATTTGTCGTTACAGTTGACAAATGATCGAGACAAATCAAATTCAGATACTCCGTCAGATAAAACAGAACCAGAAAGAAATAAAGTAGGCAGTCCTTATATGTTGATCTCCACGTTAAAGGAAACAGCTAACACATCCAGTGAATCAATTACATCGAATAATGCATCAGCTGCAGGTGGGAAAGAAAATAGTGAAGATGGCCCATTTAGTAAAGCTGTTTCTTTTGACCAAACAGAATGTACTTCTGAAGATAAGCTGCAAGACAATGTTGTGGTAGATGTGAAATCACAGATCGAAGCTTTACCTGATTCCAACACAGAAACGAAGAATAAATGTGATGACAATGCAATACGCAAGCTAGATGATGGTGGACCCATTGACCCCTGGATAGGTATTCCACGAGCTCGTGCAGCAGATCTAATCTCTGAAAAGACTTGCTTGTCAGGTAGTGAACTAAGTTTGAAAGTGGAATGTAATAGCGACCAAGATGATCTTAGTGATAATCCCTCTGTATTGACGGAAGACGACCGAGACTCAAACTTACCTGAAAGTGAAGTCCATTCAGAGGTAGAGGTGGCTGAGGAAGAGAACGATCATCTGGAGGATGCTATCCAACTTGGCGAATCTGCAGTTGATTTTGTAGAGCGAGCCTTGTCtccaaaagaaaatgaaaaaaaggttaAAGTGAAAACGGAGAGAAAAACTGTTGGGAAATCAGTTGAACCTGTTGTACCAGTTTCTGTTAAGAAGGCAAGTTCGAAATTTGTTCCTAAATTACAAACAAATGCTAGTATAAATAAGCCTAGATCAAAGAGTACGAAAAAATACAGCGAGTTCCCAAAgtttcaaaaagaagaaaaggtgGAGAAGATTGAATACTTAACACCGAAAGAAGTGAAAGCCATGCAAGTtgcaagaagaagaagaactgAATGGGAGAACAGAAGTCGAAAAGTTACAAAAGAAAGTAAAGCTCCTCCTTCTCCTGTGAGTGCTGAACACTCAAAAGAAACACTACCTATTAAAACTAATCATTTTGGTAGCTCTAAACCATCGAAGCAAAAAACAACCAAAGATCGTAAATCTAATCCGTTGATCAAGCGCTTAGTGCAAAACACGTTGGATTCGACAGAAGGAAAAAAGAAAGGCAAAATAACACCAGTAAAGCAAGTCACATCTAAAAATAAGCGCCAGTCTTTACAATCTTCTTTCAAACCGATTAAGTTGGATAAGGACTTTGAAGGAGACCATCCATTAAGTCCTGTCAAAACGGATGAAGATATTGAGCAACCACTTTTAAAAACACCGGCAGCCGAAAGTACTTCCGAAGCGAAACAGCCTCTTTCTAACTACCAGAAACGCAAGATGATGGGACATAGAAGAATGAGATCAGCTCCGTTAAGAGTTGCTCCTAAGGAAGACACAGAAGTTCCTTCCGAGTTAACGCCGGAAAGTCCGTTTGTGTTTTTAAACCCGATGGATAATGAGGTGGTAAGAGAAAGAAGTCGTTCCCTTGGGAACAAGCATGTTTACAAGGAATCAAAGAAGCTTAGTAAAATGGCGGAGTTGGTCTGCCATGAGGATCGTGTTGACTCAGAACGGGATGTTCCTGAAGTTGTGCAG TATGACGCCAACCCAACCACTAATATAACAAATATAGATGGTAAAACATATGTGGTAAAACAACAAGACGATCGAAAAATTGTAGATGATGCTGCTTCAGTGAGAAAACCTACAAAACCAG aaaatgatgttacagaCGCACTCAAGTTACCTGCAGGAATCAATGAAG CTGCAACAGTTAACAGACGAGGCGGCAGTGAAAAGATGAAAAAGATCATTGCTAACTGGCTTCCTGGAGTTAACTTTCAGCCCATCCCACGACCATT tcCTTCATATGAGCAGTACATGCCACAAGTAAATGGGTCAGCATGTATTGTGATCAATGAAAAGGAACCAACTTCGTTAATCGCATTTACTTTGAG CTCTCAAGATTATATGAATCAGCTTCAAAATATACAAGATATGATGGCAGGGAAGAAAGTAACCAACACTTTCTTGCAAACACCGATAATAAATAGTCAGCCCAACACGCCGAGCCCGACACGTAAACAAGTTTTAGTCGAGCTAAGAAATTCACCAACAACGCCTAATTT ACCAGAAGGGAATGTTGTACTTCGCAATAACGCTACACGTCAACAACCTCTGCGACCTCGCTCATGGGCTGATCCCAATGACGGTGTGGATGAAGTCGACAGTGTCTCAA ATGCAGAAAATTCAATTGTCGACTCTCCCATTTTGAAGCGTACAGCAGGTGTTGGTCGCCGTCATCCTTTAGCGTCAGTCGAGTTGGATCCGATTATGGACGGACTTGATGTGGAAGACTCTGGATCATGTGATGACGTATTGGACGGCAGTGGTAGCGTCAAGTCGGGAG AGGAAGTCAGCAAAAAGAAGGAGGAAAAGGAATTTGTTGATCACATCAAACTAC agtTTCAGAATACTGTTGCAAGATTTTATTGCAGTGTTTATTATGCAGAACAATTTCGGCAATTGAGAGAGTTGATCTTTCCAGAGGGTGAAGAGAG GTTTATTCAATCTCTTGCAAGATGTATGTTTTGGAAAGCGACTGGAGGAAAGTCAGGCTCATCTTTTTCGAAATCGCTTG ATGATCGATTTGTAATGAAACAGATGTCAAGACTAGAAGTGCAATCTTTTGTTGATTTCGCACCCAGATATTTTGCGTACATAAATAAAGCTATcaaagaaaaa AGACCAACCGCCATGGCGAAACTGCTTGGTGTTTATCGCATTGGTTTTAAAAATTCAGTGACGAATACAACGATGAGACAAGATGTACTCGTGATGGAGAATTTGTTTTATGAGAAGAAAGTCGACAAG ATATTTGATTTGAAAGGTTCAGTGCGTAGTCGTTATGTACACTCTTCAGTGAAAGAAGATGTTCTTATGGATGAAAACTTTCTTGAAA TGACATGCGAATCTCCGTTGTTTATCCGAGCACATAGCAAAGCTGTTTTGTCGAAAGCTATTTACAACGACACCGAGTTTCTCTCCACAAACATGGTGATGGATTATTCTTTACTTGTTGGAATCGATGAAAAAAATTCAGAGCTTGCGGTTGGTATAATAG ATTACATTCGAACGTATACTTGGGATAAAAAATTAGAAAGTTATGTGAAATCAACTGGTATTTTGGGTGGGCAAGGCAAAATGCCGACAGTTGTTTCACCGGAGGCATATCGAGACCGTTATACGCAAGCTATGCAAAGATATTTCTTGATGGTTCCTGACAAATGGACTGGTTTTGGTGCTGATTTAAACTCGGTTTAA